The Solanum pennellii chromosome 11, SPENNV200 sequence tatagatataaaaTGGTGAatctttttacaaaaatataaacttgtgaagcaatttttatatttaaaaaatataaaattttcaagtcaaatcttttagaaaattttagatcttcatatcatgatttattatatattcaaacactgatataatttcatagtttcaaattataaaattaaattacatgtttAAACACTGATCAACattctacttattttaaaatatattttaacagtATATATCCACAAATGTTAGTAATTACTTAGTTTCTTAGCTATTGTAATTTGTGCCTACCTTAATAAAAATGGCAtgcctttttaaaaaaaataatatataacctACTCATGCTAACCAATTAAATTTTCGCTGGGTTGAGTCataattcatttattaattcaatttaaattttatatcattcatatttaattagtGATTCGtcaatttattacttctaactgcgatatttaattttaattcttaAATCAGAtcttatagagaaaaaaaagggaatgaGATAACGATGATGAAGACCATCCAATCCCAAACCcacatttctcatctcattccacttaatatataaatatttttatgataatatttttttattttttattaaacactagaaataagtaaaacgatgcttattatttaaaatactacaaaaagtcatttttcgaaaaaaatattttctttcatatcaaacacaTCCATAGATGCGTCTGAAATAAGCGCTATACAAAAATAGCTAGCGGTTTTTCCCACCACCCCGTGGAATTTATCTATCTTTCATACATCATAGAGCTAGGGTTTATGACttttaataatgttattttaGATTTTCGATTATAATGAATGCATTAGGGCCTTATTTAGTTGATTAACAATAACAAAGATCGTCATAactttttgtttgaatttttttactataaatttatttgtacATATAAGattaaacttaatttttttaatgtatatatagtCCTCTTGATTTCTTCTTGTTTATACTATATCATTgaacatatacataaattttaagcaTGAATTCAAATTAATCGAGTTTAAATATAGATACCAAATTCTATAAGGtgggaaataaaaaaataaaaaattagcaATAAATTATATCATGGGAGCAGCTACTTGGTGGGGGGAAATATAATAATGTTTTGTGGTCacaaaatctaaatataaatTCATCCATTCTAATGCATCAAAACAACATATCttcttattcaaattttcaataatccaaaaaaaaataaaaatagtgaagaaataaataaaaggagatttttctttttgattttaatGGCTGTTTGTAGTTATACATGTCAAGTTAATTATTGTTGTTTGCAAAGGCATGTTATACCAAAATTTAAAGACTTGAGAGCATCAGTCTCATCAAATTTCAAGGTAAATTTTTTATAGACGTTTTATTAAAAATCACGTATCAGCGAAAAATACACTCAtttcatattattaattttaatttttttttcttgaactttgtATTGTAAATAACTTTCTTCATTTATATTGTGTAACAGCCATTTTTAACAAATTTGGAACATTTTCCCTTGATAATGGATGTTCCAAAAGTTATATTGAAGGaagttattttcaaattattggACAATTTTATAGATTTGACCTTTGAATTTGTGGATCAACCTTTATCCCCATCTCaggtaattatatataaatatattaatttttccaTTAATTATCACATTTTTTGGTACATATATTTGTTCACATgactttttgtattttcacaaTTAAATAATTGACAGAGTAATTTTGCACCTGTTGAAGAGATTGGAGAAGCTGCAAGAGTCACTACAATTCAAGGGAAAATTCCAAATGATTTTCCAGAGGGTGTTTACATAAGAAATGGTAAGAAAGTGTATAAAATACGTTTTTTTTACATTATCAGATCatctaagaaaaatataattgcaTGTGATTCGTAATAAGTGACACTAGCTAGTTACACATGTTGTCGATAGTTTTATTAGCGTGTTAACATGAAATTATTTTACATTATcgaaatatgataattattaaagaatattttgatacataCCACGTATCATTAACTTTAAActatcaaattcaaaaatatatctttactttcttaaaattcgtatcaaattaaaatcagaCATATAAATTGAACGACGAAAATAGAGCGATATGGAGGTGAGTATTGGGTTGAGGTGAGGGATAAGGGTTGGTGAAGAGGGTGAGGGTGGGGATGAAAGGGGGTATGGGGTGTGATAAATTTTCGGGCAGAGCCAGATAGAAACGAGTgaattcatttaaattttatttcacagAAAATTATGTtgcttatatttatttatttttatgtttataaagtagatattttacctttttttatatttatgaagtaGATACTAtacctttttttgtttcttttcgtATGTTTACttttgtatattaaatttttttagtaaaattttcAACTCTGTCATTAAATAGATAGGACGAAACTCGGGATTGGGGCGATTAGTGAACGAAATTTGGAGGTTGGGTGGGGACCACCAATTAGAGCTGAACATAAATTATCGAAAATTGAATTATCAAGTCgaataaaaaatatctaaaattttgatgtttattaattttttttatgacattcaaaaataaaatttaaaaaattatacgaGATATTAATATCATTCGATATTTGATATTATAcgctaaaattattttaatatatgtgttATGATTTTCTGCAATCTGCCCACACTTAATTTCTCTGTGTGTTCCAATGCCCCTATCTTTTTAATATTCACGATACCACCTTACACTTTGTATATATtctattcatattatttaaaataatatatatattttatgaacaATCGATTTCAACTTTAATACGGTATTATTAAATTATCGTATTGAAATTTACAATATGAAagtttgatttattaatatctATCGGATTGAACATTGAAagttgaaatataatttattagtaTCAGACAGAACATTAGAAGTTTGAGATTTGATATCTCTTTTCATTTATTGGATTATCAATCGAAATCAAACTTTGAAACTATAAAATCATAACGAACATCTAACCCTATCAATGTATGATAGTATTTTCATCGTTCACTATTATTTGACAGAATAAAATCATGCAcgatttttaagaaaaaaataatataagataCAATTTGAGTAATATAACCTCGCTCttaatgtaaaaattattttttcagattAAAATAATCGTGTAACTTTTAAAGCAATTTTTTCACATTAAGAGCGGAATTGAAAAAAAGTGactagttattttttaattatttaaattaacaattaattttaaataactatttttagtatacctAATAAACAATATTGAACCGAGGGAATACTTATAAAACCTTTTTCTTTCCCTTTATAATCTCATAAAATAGaaagtttttttcttgattcttAAAGaagattttagaaaatatttttctccataAGAAACTCACTTTAATTAGTGTCATTTAGGGCAAAATTGCATATGTAGCATATAAAATTAATAGGTTCAactgaatttaatattttcttacacAAAACGCATGTATATATGCTAAATTTGTAATTCATCCAAAagtataattttatgatttcaatgttcaaaatctaaaatttaatcgatataatttaaattctgaatctaCGTCTGATTGCAGGATCAAATGCTCTCTTTGGAGGATTAAAATCAACCAAGTCAATATTTGGAAAATCAAGCCATATATGGGTTGAAGGTGAAGGAATGCTTCATGCTTTATActttacaaaagaaaaaggaaaaatcaacaAATGGAATATATTATACAACAACAAATATGTAGAAACAGACACATTCAACATGGAAAAGAATCTAAAAAAACCAAAATTTATCCCTAATATTGAAGGGGATTCTCTTGCTGTTTTAGTGGCTTCCCTTTTAAATGTGGTATGAACTATAtatctctttcatttttattttttgatttcttattcgATACGTATCTGATATTTATAATAGGGTCTCGATTAATCAATACGTAAAACTTATTAAAAGGAGAAATGCTTCCTATAACATCTGGTTAAGGATAGAATTATCTATCGCATATTCAGAGCTCTAATATGAAACCAGGAAGGAGCGGCTCAAGCATATTAGTGGCCTAAACCAAAAATCAAATGGGGCTTTAAACTTGAATagttaataacttttatataattggtTTTCTTCTGGTtttcaatttataatatatccattcttattttaaattatttttcatagtactgtaaatatgtcaaatttcttctaataattgcttcattttcatgaaaagtttacttttttctacaaatagtattcaatatttgttaaaaaataataacttataagctattattattaaaaataaggcCCCTTAAATTTTGAGGCCTAAGGCAcgtattttttttccaaacacTATCGAGTCACCCCTGTCTGAAAGGTGTCACCTGTATTCAAAGACTTAATTGTAATGTTACAAAGAAAATGTTAGTATTATCAACGTTGTCTAATCATATGtttcttaaattcttcaaaaatattgtcGAAGCCGTATGTCCGATACTACAAAGATAGTGAAATCTTCGGAGAATCTAATATAATTATAagagaataatatttttgtagaatCTGAACAATGACGTATGTTAAAGTATTTATGTATGTATCCTTGTTGTTTTGCAGATGAGATTTGGTGTATTACACAAATATCTAAGCAATACAAATGTGTTTGACCACTCAAAGAAATTATATTCAATAGCTGAAAATCATATGCCTCAAGAGATAAACATACAAACACTTGAAACTTTGGGAAATTGGACTGTTAATGGGGCTTGGAGTCAATCATTCACAGCCCATCCAAAGGTAATGGCTCATTACAAAAACTTGTTTTGTTACGTCGCTCgaattttgttaaaatattatcGCACTTACATCACATTCTAAAAGATCAAATACgctagttttgaaatttttgatatgtatttatcagtatttttgaagaatctacTCAATATAGATCTTTACGATGAATCTTGTATGCAAAACTTCTTGAAGTGTGTGATTGTTTAATctaaaagttcaaaatattaaaagactttttatataattacattgtatattatgtatatagtatatacattatattttgtaaattagTTGATCGAAGgaatgaaattattattatgttttttttcttgagaTGTGAGCAAAACTATATAAGTTAATTGTGATTTGTTATTGGTTTTGTTATCATGTTAAAGATGTGACtgtcatatttaaaaatttaagttactaaaataattatattttttaattaattatttaattacattATGTCTCGACAGAAAATACTAGACACGGGTGAACTTGTTATAATGGGAATTAATCCACTAAAGCCTTATCTTGAGCTAGGAATTATTTCAGGTATGTTATTTTCCATTTTGGaaagtttatttaatttactaatttatttttaaattcacTTAATACCTATTTTCAGCTGATGGAAAACAAATGGTTCACAAGGTGGATGTCAAACTTAATAGGTGTATCATTTGCCATGAAATTGGAGTTACAAAGAGGTAATTATTACGCgtttaagttttatatattgattgatggtaataaaaaataaaatcaactaacgataatatgtatttttttctataaaactTCATATACGATCAGTTGAAAATTAAAGTGAAAATTCATTATAAACAATTACGTTGTACTAAtcgataatataaatattttttggtagttttagaatatatttatgaaCTTAAATCCAATTATTTATATGCTAATGTTattctaatattttaaaatttaattatgtgtAGGTACAATGTGATTTTGGATTTTCCACTTACTATTGACCTAAACAGACTTATTATTGGAGAGCAGTaagtattttaaacatgttatattatgaaaaaaataaatttgtgatactacaatttaatgaaaaatatattttaaattaaatccttaattaatgtatatatatttatacttctGATTTTTGCagattaataaaatatgataaagatGGATATGCAAGAATTGGAATAATGCCTCATTATGGTGATGCTAATTCCATTAAATGGTTTGAAATTGAACCATGTTGTGTATTTCACATAATAAATTGTTTTGAAGGTAATGATGAGGTAATTtaacattttcttaaaacttgatttgatttcaaatttatgtgatcatatatatatatgagactagtaaaattaattaatttgatttttttttgtgtgtgtaaaAGGTGGTGGTAAGGGCATGTAGAGCTCGTAAATCGATTATACCAAGACCAGATATTATAGTAGACGACCTTGGATTGAGTTTAGACGCGTTGAACGAGATGAGTTTCGATAAAGATAACATTAAAACGTCAaaagatttattttctttttctaaagtTTGTGAATGGAGATTAAACATGAAAACAGGTGAAGTGAAGATGAAAAATCTAACTACGAACGATCATCGATTTTTAATGGAATTCCCAATGATCAATGAACACTTCATTggtattaaaaacaaatttggcTATCTACAACTTATTGATTCAGAAGCTTTCTCTAATTATTTTGGTGAGTACTCTAATTTCTATTTGGACTAAGatataattaatcattaagttgTTAAATAGAATTAgggataaatatttattatttagcaataaaataagtattttcatGTTACTAATTTAAACTTCATGATGACATATTATCTTGAATTTAGCAAAGACTTTATCAGGAGGATTTGCTAAATTTGGAGGGCTAGCCAAActtaattttgaagaaatttcaaaggtaattactacttaaataaatttgtgacaataatattatatttgacattttctaaaaaattgtagtattcatttaatttaatctaattgataatttattttttaaatgttgattaattattaggatattaaagaagaagaagatttgaTTAAGGTTGAACATcatattttcccaaaaaatacattttgtAGTGGAGCTACATTTGTTCCAAAACTTGATGGTGTTGATGAAGATGATGGTTGGATTGTGGCATTCACACATAATGAAAATACAAATCAATCACAAGTAAGTTAAATcgtaatataataattattttttctctatttatacGTCTCGTGTTAatcttttatatgtatttatacgaGATGTCTTTGAGGGATAAATAGTCTCGTAATGGACTTGTTATTACAATGAGGACTTAAATTAGTCAAGTCAGTAAGTTTTTAAATGACAGATATATATAGAgagttttcttttaaaaaaatattttgtcgatttttttaaaaaaaattcagatcGATTGATTAATTTTGAATGGTGTTTCATGAATCCTCTtatagattttcattttttttatactcAAACATGGTTTtggaatttatatttattattctaatatgtatataattatttcaatctTGCAGGTTTATATAATTGATGCAAAAAAGTTTGGAAGTGAGGCTGTTGCCATAATCATATTACCAAGTAGAGTGCCATATGGATTTCATGGGgcatttatgtccttcaattAATTATCGATACACTAgcttaaaaaaaatgttaaaatacgATAAAAAAATCGACAGACTATAGTCTATAACCGATAAACTgttttttgaccttttttttttatttatttattaaagtaATAGTGTAATATTCAATATCTACTGCTAATTGCCTTCATGAAATGTTAGtttcctttattaaaaaaaaagaagaaaattataaagATCTCATTAGTTTAGGAGtgaattacttatatatattttaatttataatattacgAATCTTATTAGATTTTGGTACATCAAAATTATACGTCCAAATATATGTATTTCCGAATAATGGGTCAAAATTAGGAGTAATTTACTATAGATACATTGTATCCAAGTAGATTCACATGTACCTGGATATATACATAGCAAATGTCGCTCACCCCTCTCCTGTTTCGCTTGTCACTCTCCTATGTATGTATCTGGTTTAGTTTACATGTATCTAATATGTATCTaatgtgattcacatgtatctaggACACATGACTATATATCTCACTTGTCTCTCTCTATTTTGGTGTATCaggtaaaaaaaagtaaatatatttatatgtatcttCCTTGATAAGAAACtcttaattagtaaaaaaatactaattcgTAATACGATATGCTTGAACTCAATTGAGAACAATTTAgacttaattaatattaatattccTAATACGTAATATGATATGCTTAAACTCGAtaacatgaaatataaatgtgCTTGAACTCGATAACATGAAATAGATAGCGAAATTCCAACCATCTCTTTGGTGAGCCCCTACAATGATTGCTAGTGGGTGCCAATTTTTGTAAACCATTGAGCATAATATGAACAATACAAAATAAAGGTGCTATAGGATCGAGAGTGTTCATTCAAACTTTTTAAGCAAAAATTATACGTATATATAAGggttttttattctttttttttttaatgtgagATTACTAAACACAATTAAAAGTAGACTCAATGGGTTAGGGAaacttcaaaattaatttagagttttcacattaaaattttaggcattacatttttattttttaattcttttagtgaaaaattttaaattcgcCACTGCTAATAGAggtgtatttttttctttttaagataTGTAATATTCTTATTCATCTGTACATTTGTGCCTTTTTTTCTCCATATTTCTtcactataattttttataattattattttctctgtCCGGTATTGTTCgtcataatttctatttttagagtcaaactataaaaactcttactaacattttaagatgcatcatttcatcatcttaatatgaaaaaattgtaatttatagtacttttcatatacttttagaatatctaatttttttgtttaaaatatcgaataaatatgatctaatttacttttaaaaattagtcaaattaactttcgataagcgcaacatgaaaaatatttttgaacggAGGGAGTAGCATATTAGTATATGATTTACtccaatttattatttatattaatattaatattaataagaaaCCAAACATCCACTTGTCTTAGCTTGAGTTGGAATATGGCTGCAAGTTATTGTTTCTGAATTAATTGaatattcatttaatatttcaactagcttccctattttattttattttttgtaaaaaattaataattataaatatatgaatcatttgagtcaattttcttttctctcttttttttgtataaaaaaactaatttaaaatgggAGTGATAGAGACTGTATATGTGTATAAGTAGAGGGTAAAATGGTCATTGGACATTTTACTAAttacattttgttttttctttccgagtttttcacttttaatataaaatttattttacttcaaatttcttcattttcgcATTGTTATAATCTTATAAGACAAAAACTATAAACACAAACACAAAGAGTGCTAAATTCAATGTCGTTACGGATTTTAGTAACATTTACAAGGAACGTAAAATGGTATTTTCACTAATAATTGTTtctaaaatatgtatattaattgttaattaagtttttattattaattaattatcgctaaaaattatttttgaaatattaacggaacattcattaaaaaaaataaaataagaaaagagaaatGGATATTGTTTTAGTTCATGCTACATGttgtaataaaataagttactaCAAAGTGATTTAATTAGGGAAAACCTATGAGACTTAAAAAGTAGTACTAATAATTACCGTATtcctattaattaataattactaATGACTTTGAATTATTCTTTCTAAATTTATTGTTAAACATATTTAGTCAATGATAGTGATGACGGATGACAGATGGacttttgtattattattttttcatataattttatatcaaactcaaataaatcgaaaattttgaacttttattttgatatcctaagttataaaattgttaatttttagTGTAATACGTGtaatattaagtatcataaaaTTTTAGGTAAAGCTAAATGTATATTAGTATAGGTAAATTCACGAGAATATTAttaactttcatttttttttcttaaattcaaatGGACCCGTAAATCGCATCTTTCAGTATCAATTTAGAAAAAAACTATTTCGATCTATCCCGCATTCACATATAGTATAAAATTCATATTGCACCGCATAGCTTAAAATCCGCATCACTTCATTGTCATCTCAAGATTTGTGTTTCTAAACACGTACAATCCCATAcgaattaaatcaaaattttggacAATAACGtcaagattaaatttttttagggaAGAACACACAATAAATTCAGTGAGaatgtaattaaaattttatttttgtattaatatttttttcatattcatctTATCTATTTTTGgaaaactaaaattttcataatttttctaTTCCTATAGTTTTAATAACTACACTTTTAATGGTTCTCTATTccaatttattattcaattttataatataaaagcTTATCTgaatattaataacaaaagtTTGGCTCTATGCCTAACCTTCAGCCAATCTATGATCgactttaaataataaattattaaaagtcaATTAAGACATCAATTAATTGGACTTGTTGGcttataattaagtaaatttgtAAACTAAAAGATAAGATAATTAATCTTTTATAACACGTTAGTAAAACTCAATTTTTACGAGAagtatattatgtatatttgaaTTAATCGAGTTTAAATAGgtatgaaaatgaaattttttaaaaaaagttaaaataaattcattaacgGTTGGGAAAAAATAATAGTACTCtatcttttttgtttcaatatCTGTGAcacgatttttttttaattaacttaaaaaagaatgagactttaattttttatatattaatcacactttaattttaaaatatttattctattCTTTATGAGATGATTTACAGTCACTCAAGCATCTATGATTTGTTTGTCTTTTAGACTATAATCAAAACttacaaaagttttttttttaaaaataattatatcaacTGTCAAGTCAAATAACGTTACTTTAATTGAGACGGAGAAAACACTACTTTATGGTCACACAATCTAACTATAAAAATAGTCTTTTTCTTATACCCTTCTACTTCTTcacaatactaaaaaaaaattgtgtaaagAAAATTAATGGCTGCTTATATTTATGCATGTCAAGTTAATTATTGTTGTTTGAAAAAACCTCTTATACCTAAATTTAAAGATTTGAGAGCTTCTGTTTCATCTACTTTCAAGGTAAAACATTTTCTTTCCTCAAGAATTACTATgtatttacttttatatatatatataaaaaaatcgcAATAGTCGATTTGAAATGACTTTcttttttactaaattattattttgagtgatggtgaattatttatatttgtaatcACACAAACATTTGTGActtgttgattgattgattgatcGATCGATTATAACC is a genomic window containing:
- the LOC107004352 gene encoding carotenoid 9,10(9',10')-cleavage dioxygenase 1-like, whose amino-acid sequence is MAVCSYTCQVNYCCLQRHVIPKFKDLRASVSSNFKPFLTNLEHFPLIMDVPKVILKEVIFKLLDNFIDLTFEFVDQPLSPSQSNFAPVEEIGEAARVTTIQGKIPNDFPEGVYIRNGSNALFGGLKSTKSIFGKSSHIWVEGEGMLHALYFTKEKGKINKWNILYNNKYVETDTFNMEKNLKKPKFIPNIEGDSLAVLVASLLNVMRFGVLHKYLSNTNVFDHSKKLYSIAENHMPQEINIQTLETLGNWTVNGAWSQSFTAHPKKILDTGELVIMGINPLKPYLELGIISADGKQMVHKVDVKLNRCIICHEIGVTKRYNVILDFPLTIDLNRLIIGEQLIKYDKDGYARIGIMPHYGDANSIKWFEIEPCCVFHIINCFEGNDEVVVRACRARKSIIPRPDIIVDDLGLSLDALNEMSFDKDNIKTSKDLFSFSKVCEWRLNMKTGEVKMKNLTTNDHRFLMEFPMINEHFIGIKNKFGYLQLIDSEAFSNYFGGFAKFGGLAKLNFEEISKDIKEEEDLIKVEHHIFPKNTFCSGATFVPKLDGVDEDDGWIVAFTHNENTNQSQVYIIDAKKFGSEAVAIIILPSRVPYGFHGAFMSFN